A genomic region of Gossypium hirsutum isolate 1008001.06 chromosome D01, Gossypium_hirsutum_v2.1, whole genome shotgun sequence contains the following coding sequences:
- the LOC107921463 gene encoding ras-related protein RABC2a isoform X1, with the protein MGSSSGKSSGSYDLSFKILLIGDSGVGKSSLLVSFISASAEDLAPTIGVDFKIKFLTVGGKRLKLTIWDTAGQERFRTLTSSYYRGAQGIILVYDVTRRETFTNLSTVWAKEVELYSTNQDCVKMLVGNKVDRDSERAVSREEGMELAKELGCMFLECSAKTRKNVEQCFEGLSLKIMEVPSFLEEGSAIGKRNMLKHKPEYRGHQGGGCCS; encoded by the exons atggGATCATCTTCTGGGAAAAGTAGTGGAAGCTATGATCTTTCATTCAAGATCTTATTGATCGGAGACTCAGGTGTTGGCAAGAGTAGTTTGCTTGTTAGCTTCATTTCAGCTTCTGCTGAGGATCTTGCTCCCACCATTG GTGTGGATTTTAAGATCAAGTTTTTAACAGTTGGTGGGAAAAGATTAAAGCTTACCATATGGGATACTG CTGGACAGGAAAGGTTCAGAACACTAACAAGCTCTTACTATAGAGGTGCCCAAGGGATCATACTTG TTTACGATGTAACACGGAGAGAAACCTTCACAAATTTGTCCACTGTTTGGGCGAAAGAAGTGGAGCTCTATTCTACCAACCAGGACTGTGTCAAGATGCTCGTTGGAAATAAAGTTGATAGA GATTCTGAAAGGGCTGTAAGTAGAGAAGAAGGGATGGAGCTCGCAAAGGAGCTTGGATGCATGTTTCTTGAATGCAGTGCCAAAACAAGAAAAAACGTGGAGCAATGCTTTGAGGGGCTTTCATTGAAG ATAATGGAAGTTCCAAGTTTTTTAGAAGAAGGGTCTGCTATAGGGAAGAGAAACATGTTAAAGCATAAACCAGAGTATAGAGGTCATCAAGGCGGTGGATGCTGCTCTTAA
- the LOC107921463 gene encoding ras-related protein RABC2a isoform X2: protein MGSSSGKSSGSYDLSFKILLIGDSGVGKSSLLVSFISASAEDLAPTIGVDFKIKFLTVGGKRLKLTIWDTVYDVTRRETFTNLSTVWAKEVELYSTNQDCVKMLVGNKVDRDSERAVSREEGMELAKELGCMFLECSAKTRKNVEQCFEGLSLKIMEVPSFLEEGSAIGKRNMLKHKPEYRGHQGGGCCS, encoded by the exons atggGATCATCTTCTGGGAAAAGTAGTGGAAGCTATGATCTTTCATTCAAGATCTTATTGATCGGAGACTCAGGTGTTGGCAAGAGTAGTTTGCTTGTTAGCTTCATTTCAGCTTCTGCTGAGGATCTTGCTCCCACCATTG GTGTGGATTTTAAGATCAAGTTTTTAACAGTTGGTGGGAAAAGATTAAAGCTTACCATATGGGATACTG TTTACGATGTAACACGGAGAGAAACCTTCACAAATTTGTCCACTGTTTGGGCGAAAGAAGTGGAGCTCTATTCTACCAACCAGGACTGTGTCAAGATGCTCGTTGGAAATAAAGTTGATAGA GATTCTGAAAGGGCTGTAAGTAGAGAAGAAGGGATGGAGCTCGCAAAGGAGCTTGGATGCATGTTTCTTGAATGCAGTGCCAAAACAAGAAAAAACGTGGAGCAATGCTTTGAGGGGCTTTCATTGAAG ATAATGGAAGTTCCAAGTTTTTTAGAAGAAGGGTCTGCTATAGGGAAGAGAAACATGTTAAAGCATAAACCAGAGTATAGAGGTCATCAAGGCGGTGGATGCTGCTCTTAA